Genomic segment of Danaus plexippus chromosome 5, MEX_DaPlex, whole genome shotgun sequence:
atactattattaatattttttacatattgagCCCCCTTTTAGCCtgttattacatacatatctaaagattgttttcaatataacttTCACATAAACATGTggaatctatttaatattgttaacgagaatattttaatatatataaaaacacttaaactattaacaaaaatataccaatGTCTTTTGTCTTCAATCAATTAagcacattataaaaaattacttaatcaGTGGTTCACATTAAATCTCCCCCAGGATGTGCTACTCATAGAACAAACAAATATGGTATttgaatacatattatatataaagttttccaAGTAcacatgtttttaatttttatctttaccgGCCTCtgcttattttattcactaagccccattttattaaacatatgtatttgtcaagagaaaatataaataaataaatataagggtGACTCACACTAGCGGTTAGTGTTAGGAAGTCGAAGTATTTCCTTAGTGTAGGCAGCATTGGCTCGTATCTCGGCACACGGGCTCGAACAGCTAACGCATGAGCTGGGGCCGCGACCGCCATATTGCCTAAAAGTAAGGCGAGATACGCGCCAACCATAGTGTGCTCCATGTGGGTACCGGCACGAGCTAACACTGGAAAATAcacaatttaatgttaatacttatacattaaaacaattgtgATACAcagtaaaatgtttaagaattttgtaagataaataaaacgtacTTTAGTACACATTCATATGTAAATGCTTGTGAATGGTGTTATTTTTTGGTCATCTTTGTAATTTCACACTTATATGGTATATAAATTGTTGTGAGAGAGAAGAATTGTATCTACGAGGCATATACACTATTTTAAACTGCACCGTTTTGCAGACATAGCGATAGTGAATAAGGCAATACAATCTAGTGAAtaaccaaaattatatataaaaatcagatTGAGTTTTCTTGAAAGCTTGCATTGGATCATAACAAAGAAAAGCTGGTAAGTTTGGTTAAGTAGTTTTgctataataacttttttggtGATTCTATGTATAAGAAATCATCtttccataatattttatcttttttggtaactttatctttttaacttcatagaatatttacattttacatcaCAATAAAGATGGTttgcattataaatatattaaaatttcccctttaatttcttaattcaaatatttaaaatcttttattttttaactcagATTTAAcgcttatttttttgtcacagTTACTGGGAATTTAAGTACAACTCACACAGTTTCAATATGATATATGCTAAAACTgtcttttttatgatatttatttattttacagaacaTACTATACTGCACTATTTATCTACAAAatagatttcattaaaattaaacttacattTCGCTACTGTTTCTTCGATGTCGTCTTGCGATTGCTTCTTTTTGTCATTGTCTGATTTGTCATCTTTTTCACCGTCTAATAAAGCATCAGTATTTTCTTCCGCCATTCTACATTAACAAACATCATATTAAAAACCtattacttaaataagtattaaaactcaatgaatataataatcctAATTTACCTGGCAAGTTCCACTCTCTTGTAGAATAAGTCAACAATAAGATCCAATGCGGAGGCGCTTCTTGATATTATGTCATGTTCATTGTCGATTCGAATGCGAACGTTCAGCAGCCTTTGTGTGTTAATATCGTTGTTTTGTACTAGATTTATTAACAGCATTAGtacctaaaaatatttcaataatttgagTTAAATATGTACTTGTATGTATACTAAAgaggtattaataaaaaaatctttttgttttgGTAAATTAATAGCTTAGACTTACAATTATTTGTTCAGAGTatgtaaaatagaaaaaattgaATCTTTGAATTCCTATTTCGTGGACACAGTAGTTTATAAGTCTTGCACTAAACAGAACCCATTTAATAAACCTATCAAATACGAAGACATTCCTCTTAAGGTAAATAAGATTCCCCTTCATATTCTTTATCTTGATTCCTAGGCTAAGATACCAGcggtaaaaaaatttatttgaccaCTTATATATTTCCACTTTCCTATTTTCACATTCAATCTAGAATCCttaattattcaaagaaacttgaattaaatttgtaagcCTCAATATTTGTGTCATTCCAATCTTCCAAGgagttaatgagatctaagactttagcgagttttattcatttaaatgaaactaatattattcggatatactacacgtgctttatttttctaaaaaactacatactcccgacgtttcggttacttttcagcaaccgtgatcacggattatctcgtctgcccgtgatcacggtatgtagttttttacaaaaataaagcacgcgtagtatatccgaataatattagttttttccaaggAGTTGATCAACTTAAAGCCAGAGTCAATTTGTCAACCGTGCGGTACAATTTTACATACTTCAATATCTCAATAGTACTTCctcataaaaatgttcttcCGTTTAGAATAATTGGCATATGGGGATTTCGAAATGTCTTAGTCTTATGAAATTTGACCTTTATGGCAGAAAGGTCAGCAACGAATTGTCTTATATTTCAGTTGTCAATGAAAAACGTTCTTACAATGATGTTAGCCGTCTCTTATAGAACCTTCttaagtgtaaataaaaaaaacatgcgaCACTCACACAAACACTGAATTCAAAGTTCTTGTCATCTGGTATAAAGTTGCCTTGGTTGTTAAgcattattaaacatatatccATTACTGACGCCTGTTCTCCCACTACTTGCGCCCCTAAAGCTGATgctgaaacaatataaaacatgtaatGTGATATATGTAGATATTCTGTGTCAATCGGAACTTAACAAGacaagtaaaaaatgttttgtatggTTAACGAAAACGATTGGTTTTGATAAAGCAAAGTATACTAGTGGTTGCAGGAATCCGCGTTTAGTGTCATATATGCCTCTTAGCTTCACAATTTAGACGTAAACATAtataggttatttttttagtagtttaagattttttttttaatatttttagtgtgAGTCAAATTAACCTTTTTTCCCATATAAAAAGCGActtccaataatttaaattaaaataaaactttcacgcaaaagtattatgaatgaatctataataaaaaaaaaatatacgaaaatgtaggaaaaaattacaaaaaatatagtatatcaCCTCATTTCCCAAACACAATGATATATACTCACAGGCGATGCCGAAGGAGTGCGACAGGTTGACGAGGACTTTGAGGGCGGGTAGCGCCGCGTCTAACAGCGGCGGCCTCAGCTCGGGCAGAGCTCTAGCGTCGGACGCGCAGCGGCGGAGGAGAGAGCACAGAGTACCCGCCGCGCCCAGCGACCCCGACACCAGGTGATGCTGGTTGGCCTCGTTCTGCTGAGTCACCTGCGAGGaggttttatttgcttttcattAGATAATAAAGGAAGATTCCTAATCATCTTCTTTGCTGATTAATATGCATGGaggttttaatgtttataaatagatatttggaaaaaggaaataatttaaaaatatatattttacaattttttttgtcgtaaGCTCGAAATAAACGAATTtcgaatttttttgttaacaaaactTGTTTTGTACATTTCGtcatatatcattttttttaactaaataaggCATAGatgataaaatcatttaagttTGATTACATTGtcagtgtaatttttttttatgttcctcgAATCAGAACCAATTTTAATCACCATAGCTACTACTTTATTAAtctctataaattttaataatttttgcaattcatttcttttttatttctctcagatatagaaaataactttaagCTCTATGAACATTTGCTTTTACAtcgattaattttaacaacgtTGCTGACACAAACAATAGGCATTGAGATCAACTCAGCTAAACGACACCTTATATTAAGCTTTTTAAGAGTAGGATTAACTTATCTATATAGCTAAGGTTGAGGCCATACCGCTCACAAAAATCCATAGTATTCATAACAtagcttttttatttcgacTTTATAGTACTTGACTGACATTCCACCCTTTGGAAAGTGGAAATGAAGTCGTAGGAGGTGGACGCGCATTATctcaatattaacatattcacCCTTTCCCAAGAAACCCAAATTGTAACAACACTTATATAACACTCTATATAGCATATAATCTATGTACTTACATTCTCCAACACTCGCATACATCTATCAGCTTTCCGTAGTAGATCGAGCTCGCTGTTGGTCCAGTTCGCCGCCGGTGAGTCTAGGCCGGCGACACAGTCTTGTATAGTCCTCACTATATGGTCGACTCCACCCAGATTACGAAGCTCTTCCTTGAACCACTCGCCAGCTCGCTTCGACGTTAGCGATAGAAGCGTTTCCATCGCTAAGTGGCCCACCTTAATTATAATgtggttattatttttttatacgttaaTTATGAACAAACATAAAAGGTCATCGACCTTATTTCTTAATACAATAATGATAAGCTTGTTGTGGTATTTATAACCAGTCAAACAAAAAGAGATAATCGAAATTGGTGTTCTTCAGGGTAGGTTGTAGGATTgacttttttcttatttcttataagTAATAGATTATCCtcttcttataatttttattatattaactgatGAAATcaggaaaattaaattctgatgtctataattaatgtaacagTGAACAATAATCTCTGAATCAGATTCATTACATCTTtaagtaaagtttttatatgaaatatgtaacagtttttgaattttgatgCGATACTAAGacgaaaacaataaaacaatgtttaagtATTATGTTGAATACATGAAGACCTGTAATGGTCACTTCAGctgtttatttgttaactATGAAACTTTTTCTTAAGATAACGCATATGAGTATTGTCAGTTAGTTTACTCacagtaatattttctaaatccAAATGTTTAGCTTTTCCCTTGCTCTTTATTTCCGCACATAATTCTCTAACCCTTTCCTGTGTCTTAGCGAGTTGAGCTGACGTGAGACCGCAGTCGTCAAGGGCGTTTCTGTAACACGATATTAATTCatctataaatgatataaacatacattttgatgtattatttaatattcaaacggTAAGTTGGAATGTTTGTAATGTTATATCggctcttaatttttttttttgtatctgtcTTTATAAaggcaaaaaatatacataatttctgTTTAACTATCGGTTTTACGAGATACTTCTTTATGACAAACGGACGGATAGCCAAGTCTAAGTAATAAGCTACGGAAACATTCAAAAAGTTCgctaaatatttgaataattcatgtgatattttcaattgttCATTCTTATTGGCTAATTGTGATCTATTTGATTACAAAGACGTCATTGCTatcaataagtaaattaactataaatagCTCACTTGTGTGATACATCAGACTCGAGCAGATTCAACATTAGTTCGAGCGATTCGCGATCCAAATCCATATTCAATCTATCTTGAGATAACACAAACATCACTGTTGCTGTACATAAACCCAAACTCTGGAAGGaaaagaacatttaaataaatatcatataaaaaattataaaaaaaaaaatattcaaattgtaaAAAACAGTGTTGCCAACATCTATTCgtcaatacaattaatttcctACGATTTAATAACATGTTTACTACAATTAAAGTTCATCGAACAGTCCTTGAcgtacaaatttattacaaaaaacttttaatataaataaaatagattcgGTAAATTGAAGctacatatttgaatattatgttaCCTAAAGGGAAATTAAGCCCAGTTGATGTTAGAGACAAAAActgtatttatgaataaaaaatattagtagtttcttttaataggtcaagttgaaaatatatttattgaatgcaTACAAagactagattttttttttatcattttcgaTATTTCTGTAATGATGAGATTCACTTAAGGAAATTCTAGATGGCAGTATAAAACCAAGAATATTTCAACAGCATACCTGATCGTTGGTGGCGTCGTGGAGCGCACTGAAGAACTTCTGTACGGTGCCGTGCGCGCGCAGGTGCATCCTGAAGGCTGGAGCCGTGCACTTGCTGGCCAGGGTGATGGCGGACAGGCAACGCGTCGACAGAGGATTGTTGTCCtaggaaatataattacatttagtaCGATGCTGTGCGTTATACTACGGTACGATGCGTTACGTTACGGTAGAGCATGAATgctatagaattattaaaattaacagattgctgttttgttaaaaaaaattcataattctatttataaaagtttggGTAAAATTCATAGAATGTTTATGTTTCCAtacaatatgtaaaaatgttatactatgctaaaagaaaatatattttttttattcgtatatatatgtttgcaaCTCTGTGATAGTCTCTTAAGAGATCTTAATAGAATCTCATGATGTgtgttatttgataaataaagcattatcagaatataataaaattaactaactaATGATTTTCATAAGGAACTTACATTAAAGGTTGCTAAGGGaatgtcttaaaatataagtaacaatAGTATTGAATATAGTAAATTCAACAGTTATGCTGAGAGCTTTTGATTACATGTGGTAATTTAATTATCCATAGGCAAAATAAATAGTCTTTATTGATGCTCaagttataaaactataaatggaatataaagtcatttaaataatgaattgtttgggaacaatataaattatgtcaaattcattattcatgttaaattttcacaaatataCTGCCTAtttgtaattcatttataataagtactATAGTATTATACGATATTCTTATTGGTTATGGCAGTGTGTTGAACCATAGGCAAAGAGGATCAGTTGTAATTATTgccatagaaaaaaattaattataatatataatttaaaatgccatctgtattttttatttatatacagtacTTATACTTTAGAAACAACTTACCTGTAGTGTGTCCAAAAAGTATTCTATATCATCATTGAATTCTTGGTTTTCACCAATTTCTTGCATTTGACGAGCACACCTTGTCTTCTTAACTTTGTGTACTATAGTATCATACTGAAAgccaataaaagtaattagtgCAATGAAATGAGATatggtttttataattatgctaaaaatcatagttttgtatataatttcattgctGTCACCTCTTTGGCACCTCTCATACTGCTATAAGGTTTCAGAGGTTCATCTAAGGTTGGATCATCCATGGCAGAAACCCTTGAAAGATCTTTTGAATCTGCAGCCTGATTGTTGACCTCTGAATTTTCTGATTGCTCAGGCCTCGGTGTTTCATTacctttctataaaaaaaaatttacacataaacaaatgagaataaaaacaataactcctcaaattataaatcttcatttgattataaagttatagcATATTTGGAATAACATGTGAACTTTtcacatatacacatattgaTAGTTTTcatgtcatttttataaaataaactaaataaaaactctACATAACTCTATATTAACTTACTTCATTAGCCCATTCATGTTTGTAGAGATGGCGTCTCTTTCTAGCAGGCAAGGGTGAAGGATTATCATTTACCAAAGATTTACTCTTAAATATTGAACCTTTCTTCTTGGTTATGACTAATTTTACACTAGGCTTGTCTTCTACGGGGGGTTCTTCAGTGTCTACTCCATGAGGGGGAACAAATACTTCATCTTGATTTTTCTGAGGTTCATCCTCAGAGAATTCCTGTGGGCAACTGTTGTACGCCGAATCTGTTGATTGTTGTGTATTTAATTGTGACTCCATTGATTCAGGCATAACAGGATCCATTGGGTGATCTTCCGAACAGTGTTCTTCAACCTCTGCAGTATTTTCTTCCTGACTAGGTAATGCTTCCTGGTTATCGATGTCTGGACTTTGATGTTTATGTTTatgcttttgttttttattaaatttagctTTTGGTAATATTTCTGACTTGCCAGTTTCGGTGTTACCagataatatatcaattaaatcagTCTGTTCAAAGTGAGATTCAGGTTCATTATCAATTCCTTGTTGATTTTCTGGGGACGTTAAAGTTGATGATTCTGCAACAGTTTCTTGCTTTCGTCTACCTTTTTTAGCTTCTTTCTTCAAGTCGCTAACAGTTCTCGTTATATGCTTACTGGGTTGTTTAGCTGACAAAGAAtaaacatcatcatcattttcactataatttatattcggCCTATTTCTCCTAGACCTTCCTGCAGTACTCTCGGGTGGTTTAGGCTCAGGTGTGAGTTCTTTATGATGCTTTTCGGTCTCCACAGTCTTATTAATTGTACTTGTAGAATCAAGCTGAGCCAGTTGAGACTCTATATAATccatttgtttattgttacaaGATTCCTTGTCAGATTCACTTGTAGGTGATGCcaatgttttgtatagatCATAAGTATCTGACCCAGGAAGTGGAGATGAAGCCTTCTTAGAAGATTCATCATCAGTATTTTTATGATGCCGTTTATGAGATTTATGTTCTTTTTTATCCTTCTTCTTCTCTTTCTTTGTCTCTTGATTTATACCAGAACATTTTATAGTTATCTTTAAGCCTTCTTGTTTTGGTGAACATATTGAATCTGCAGTGGGACTCCTTTTAGCATCAGAACCAATAGAGATATCGAAATGTGTGTCCAGTGATGAATGTCTATCTGAACTAGGTGATGTCAAACCCTCATTGGAATCAGTACTTACAATTCTTGAAGTGCCTTTAGATATTCTGAGCACGATAGGTGGTGGTTTTCTTTCTTCATTTGAATCTTTACTTGTAGATGGACTTGCAACCTCGGTTTTTATGGGAGATGGGCATTTTACTAATGGGCTAGCTTTAGGTGAAAGTGCCTTGTGAGATAAGGATTCATAACGAGTTAATTCTGGTATTGGGCTGTTACTTCCATCTTCTGCATAGTTAATGACCTTGTCACGATTACGAACCAGATATCTCTTATTTGGTGGTTGTGAACTATCATTAGACTGATCTTCCTTCTTGGCAGCTTTAGTTGCTAAACCTCTTCTAGATTTTCCTTTTTCAGAGTTGCGTCTAGGTAATTCAGGTGAGGAGGAATCTCTGTTGTATCTGCCCCTCTTATTTGTCCTTTTTTCTTTAGTATTTGAGTGTTCAGGTGAGAGTGGTGCAGCACTTACCGGTGGAGCGTAAGTTATCTGTGGTACAGGTGGATATAACTCGGCATTACGGGatttaaaaaacttcttaGGTTTGGGTGGTGGTTGCTCTGTTTCCACAGCTGGAACGGTCAGTGGACTGTTTTGATCCTGTATTgactttttatgtatgttactTTGATATGCTGAAacaccaaaaaataaaaactttgtcaGTATAAATAACAACCTACAATTATTTTGCTCATAATGCAATtggttcttttataaaaatctcagAAATGGAAGCGCAACTAAAACGAAATTGTTTACGTTTTTCAGGGCCAAACAAGaatcactatgaattgatGTATGATATTTACCGTAAGGGGCGCTCCTTATCGAAGTAAAACTAGTAATTCCCCACTTGCCAACCGTCCCTGCCGATCGGGCTGCTGTAGGGCAATTACTGTTTTCTCTAAATAATGCACTGTCCAGCGGCACAGCCACGCTACCGCTTCGGCCTCTGCCCCAGCGCGACATGctgataatttcattaaatactaTGACACCTGCGCCGTCTCACAAAATCAATCACTTATTAAAATGTCACAAAAATAAGTACCACATTCCGTCTTAAAAGTGCATTTCAcgttaaatgtatgtttaatattgaatgtaCACAACAATAATAGTGATTACACTTTCTCCAATAGCCATGAAAACACAACTGATGTAGATAACACACCCGCCATTTTTACAGGAGCTTACTTTCCTTACGGACGCATTCGAATAAGTTTCTATAGATAGCAATCACCTATGAAGTCAAGTTTAACTTTATAACGCACTATGCAGATTATGGCTTCGCATTTTCTTTGAACGTATGAGGTAGCTGTTAATAATTGTTGACTTAAGCATTTATAATGAC
This window contains:
- the LOC116769351 gene encoding protein wings apart-like, whose translation is MSRWGRGRSGSVAVPLDSALFRENSNCPTAARSAGTVGKWGITSFTSIRSAPYAYQSNIHKKSIQDQNSPLTVPAVETEQPPPKPKKFFKSRNAELYPPVPQITYAPPVSAAPLSPEHSNTKEKRTNKRGRYNRDSSSPELPRRNSEKGKSRRGLATKAAKKEDQSNDSSQPPNKRYLVRNRDKVINYAEDGSNSPIPELTRYESLSHKALSPKASPLVKCPSPIKTEVASPSTSKDSNEERKPPPIVLRISKGTSRIVSTDSNEGLTSPSSDRHSSLDTHFDISIGSDAKRSPTADSICSPKQEGLKITIKCSGINQETKKEKKKDKKEHKSHKRHHKNTDDESSKKASSPLPGSDTYDLYKTLASPTSESDKESCNNKQMDYIESQLAQLDSTSTINKTVETEKHHKELTPEPKPPESTAGRSRRNRPNINYSENDDDVYSLSAKQPSKHITRTVSDLKKEAKKGRRKQETVAESSTLTSPENQQGIDNEPESHFEQTDLIDILSGNTETGKSEILPKAKFNKKQKHKHKHQSPDIDNQEALPSQEENTAEVEEHCSEDHPMDPVMPESMESQLNTQQSTDSAYNSCPQEFSEDEPQKNQDEVFVPPHGVDTEEPPVEDKPSVKLVITKKKGSIFKSKSLVNDNPSPLPARKRRHLYKHEWANEKGNETPRPEQSENSEVNNQAADSKDLSRVSAMDDPTLDEPLKPYSSMRGAKEYDTIVHKVKKTRCARQMQEIGENQEFNDDIEYFLDTLQDNNPLSTRCLSAITLASKCTAPAFRMHLRAHGTVQKFFSALHDATNDQSLGLCTATVMFVLSQDRLNMDLDRESLELMLNLLESDVSHKNALDDCGLTSAQLAKTQERVRELCAEIKSKGKAKHLDLENITVGHLAMETLLSLTSKRAGEWFKEELRNLGGVDHIVRTIQDCVAGLDSPAANWTNSELDLLRKADRCMRVLENVTQQNEANQHHLVSGSLGAAGTLCSLLRRCASDARALPELRPPLLDAALPALKVLVNLSHSFGIASSALGAQVVGEQASVMDICLIMLNNQGNFIPDDKNFEFSVCVLMLLINLVQNNDINTQRLLNVRIRIDNEHDIISRSASALDLIVDLFYKRVELARMAEENTDALLDGEKDDKSDNDKKKQSQDDIEETVAKLLARAGTHMEHTMVGAYLALLLGNMAVAAPAHALAVRARVPRYEPMLPTLRKYFDFLTLTASAEAAIVAHVKSTQRIIQFMEASDKENIQETAAAPYTNSYPYYQTSPSDVPQDMSLSNLNYSMNYSVNSTSSSDRMSSSMEIDGYH